The Oncorhynchus masou masou isolate Uvic2021 chromosome 13, UVic_Omas_1.1, whole genome shotgun sequence genomic interval TAACACAGTTGGAAGATCTTCCTTGACGTAATAAAGCTATCAGCCATTTCTTGACTGTTCATATGGTCTTCATATCAGAACCGGAAGTACAACCATACTCCTTTGAAGCACCTGTTACATGACTAGCAGCCTGGGTACCTCGTGTCTGGCTGCTTTGTTGGCTGAACTTCTGAAGGGTTCAGGATTTTGCAGGGCCCGTGTCCTGATATAAAACTGTCAGTGTATTTCTATAGGCTGGATGGAAGGAGCTACATCCGAGGCCTGTAGTACTGgagaggtactgtagtactgcagcaccagcaggagcagcagccagATTGAGATTTCATTAGGGGTCCGGGTGGGTggtagaagagaggaagggggaagggACGGGGTGAGGTAGAGGTCAATGGTCAGAGAGGGGTGGATCAGTGGAGAGACGTCATTGGACCTTAATCAGATCAAAGAGAGATGTTGGGCTGTTTAAACCAGGGGATGATGGATAATTAAGTCCCGGGGATTAAGTGAGTGGTGACGAGaagaaggagatgaagagaggaagagagggcgagaggaagagagaaaagagaacacACTCCATTCAGCTTCTCCCCTTCTCAGGGTAGCTCTGGACGTGCTACCTAacaaggaagagaggggaaagactAACATTTACTTTGAAGAGGTCACTGACTCTGTATGTGCATGGAGGGGGTGGAGCTAAGAGAAAAGTGTAGAAAGATTCACTTAATAAAACAACCCATACACACATCACCAATAAAGGAACTACAGTCTGAGAACTGAGCTTAAGAGATGAAATCTAAATACACAAAGGGAAATGGTCCAAAAGGTTCACAAAGGTCTCTAGATTGACTGGTAACTATGATCATTGTATAAGCATGATGTATAGTATGTCTCTGAAACATGGTCTGGAACTGCTGTACAAGGTGTTTGAATGTATTATTCCGCTATCATATGTACATGTCTTTAGACCAGGGGCTATTTAACACGGTAAATATGGACACTAATTACTCCCTGTGTACAAGGAGTTGTTTTCTAGGATAAAAATGCACAGTAATGTAAAAGCTGGAAATGTAGGAGTTGATAGTAACAGCAGGAGGACATGTATGAAGGTGATAATGAGGACATGTATGAAGGTGATAATGAGGACATGTATGAAGGTGATAATGAGGACATGCATGAAGGTGATAATGAAGACATGTATGAAGGTGATAATGAGGACATGTATGAAGGTGATAATGAAGACATGTATGAATGTGATAATGAGGATATGTATGAAGGTGATAATGAGGATATGTATGAAGGTGATAATGATGATATGTATGAAGGTGATAATGAGGATATGTATGAAGGTGATAATGATGATATGTATGAAGGTGATAATGAAGTCATGTATGAAGGTGATAATGAGGATATGTATGAAGGTGATAATGAGGATATGTATGAAGGTGATAATGAGGATATGTATGAAGGTGATAATGAGGATATGTATGAAGGTGATAATGAGGACATGTATGAATATGATAATGATGACATGTATGAAGGTGATAATGAAGATATGTATGAAGGTGATAATGAGGACATGTATGAAGGTGATAATGAGGATATGTATGAAGGTGATAATGAAGTCATGTATGAAGGTGATAATGAGGATATGTATGAAGGTGATAATGAGGATATGTATGAAGGTGATAATGAGGATATGTATGAAGGTGATAATGAGGACATGTATAAAGGTGATAATGAAGGAATGTATGACAGTGATACTGAAGACATGTATGAAGGCAATAATGAAGACATGTATGACGGTGATAATGAATACATGTATGAAGGTGATAATGAAGACATGTATGATGGTGATAATGAAGACATGTATGAAGGCGATAATGAAGATATGTATGAAGGTGATAATGAGGACATGTATGAAGGTGATAATGAGGACATGTATGAAGGTGATAATGAGGACATGTATGAAGGTGATAATGAAGACAGGTATGAAGGTGATAATGAAGACATGTATGGCGGTGATAATGAAGACATGTATGAAGGTGATAATGAAGACACCAACAGCGCTGCAGAAAATACATGAACATTAATACATGACTACATTATCATTACTGAAACCACATGGTCATAAGTGGTAGCCCCCAGTTCTGTTTTTAAGATATGACCGTTCATGTGTTCATGATTAAACGTTATTTTCTGTTAAAATCTCAATGCAAAACTTCATGTGAGCATAACACCTGCAAACCAACTCAGAATTGGAGGAGTCTTGTATTTGTCTGAGTACTGCAGGAGACTAGGAAATCTAGTCAGTCACATCTCTAATTCAAAGTGCTCTTTGGGGGCGGAATAGAGGTACAGTGTATGTTCAGACTACAGAGTAAACTGAAGAGGAGTTCCTACACGAGGAAGAGGAAAATACAAGAGAAGAAAAGGGGGTGAGAAGTAAAGCTTGAGTCAGAGAAAACTATTCTTATCATCCAAGCCCACGTTCCcagttatatgtgtgtgtgtgtgtgtgtgtgtgtgtgtgtgtgtgtgtgtgtgtgtgtgtgtgtgtgtgtgtgtgtgtgtgtgtgtgtgtgtgtgtgtgtgtgtgtgtgtgtgtgtgtgtgtgtgtgtgtgtgtgtgtgtgtgtgtgtgtgtgtagaaaagTATAGTAGTCTTACAGGACTTAATCACTACCAGCTACACAATATTTCCCTTTTCCTGctgacaaccagcctgtctcAGTCCCACATGGACTAGACTACAGACTTTTCCTGCTGACAGCCAGCCTGTCTCAGTCCCACATGGACTAGACTACAGACTTTTCCTGCTGACAGCCAGCCTGTCTCAGTCCCACATGGACTAGACTACAGACTTTTCCTGCTGACAGCCAGCCTGTCTCAGTCCCACATGGACTAGACTACAGACTTTTCCTGCTGACAGCCAGCCTGTCTCAGTCCCACATGGACTAGACTACAGACTTTTCCTGCTGACAGCCAGCCTGTCTCAGTCCCACACGGACTAGACTACAGACTTTTCCTGCTGACAGCCAGCCTGTCTCAGTCCCACACGGACTAGACTACAGACTTTTCCTGctgacaaccagcctgtctcAGTCCCACACGGACTAGACTACAGACTTTTCCTGCTGACAGCCAGCCTGTCTCAGTCCCACACGGACTAGACTACAGACTTTTCCTGctgacaaccagcctgtctcAGTCCCACACGGACTAGACTACAGACTTTTCCTGctgacaaccagcctgtctcAGTCCCACACGGACTAGACTACAGACTTTTCCTGCTGACAGCCAGCCTGTCTCAGTCCCACACGGACTAGACTACAGACTTTTCCTGctgacaaccagcctgtctcAGTCCCACACGGACTAGACTACAGACTTTTCCTGctgacaaccagcctgtctcAGTCCCACACGGACTAGACTACAGACTTTTCCTGCTGACAGCCAGCCTGTCTCAGTCCCACACGGACTAGACTACAGACTTTTCCTGctgacaaccagcctgtctcagtcccacactgactagactacAGACTTTTCCTGCTGACAGCCAGCCTGTCTCAGTCCCACACGGACTAGACTACAGACTTTTCCTGCTGACAGCCAGCCTGTCTCAGTCCCACACGGACTAGACTACAGACTTTTCCTGCTGACAGCCAgcctgtctcagtcccagtcccacatGGACTAGACTACAGACCAAATGAACACTGTCTgtgttgtcccaaatggcacccaacaCTGGGAGAGAGTCTATATGTGATGAATGGCATCTAtggtactgtatacacacataGGATCTCAGATGCTATCTGGCTATACAAAGCCCACTAGTCCATGGACTGAAGCCAGGAGAGAGCTATATAAGGACACATTGCTGAAGGCATGATACCCATGTgttgtctacagtatatagtatacattgAAGAAAATATTGAAAAATGCTATACAGTCCCTATCCCTTAATCCTGTTGGACCACATACATCCTAGCTTTAGCTGTCCTACAAGCCCAGGCAGTGTTTTACTAAACTCCTTTATTCAGGCTAATGATGGATTAGACTGGCTTTCTACAGAAACCAAGAGCTCCCTGGCCTGTGGAAGTGTTAATGGTGGAAAAAGTGAAACAAGCACAAAGTCTGACCAACcaaagaaggggaggggagaggattaATGTCACAATCATGGGATCTGTAGAACTCTGGACCAGAACACTGGCCAGTTAGAACTTCAGATCATTTGGTGGGTTAAAGATTCTGCTGTCACATGGTAGGGTCtttgaggagagagagcgagagagcgagagagagagcgagagagagagagagagagagagaaagaaagaaagaaagaaagaaagaaagaaagaatgaaagaaagagagagagaaagaaagaaagaaagaaagagagagagagagatcatactGAAAAAAATGATAAGGAGCTTGAGATCAGTTTGGTCCTCAAGGGGATTATATTTCATCTAGAGGAGGTGGGGCGCGGAGGAGGGGGTCTAGCGGAGACCACTAGGAgcaagaccagagagagagagagagagagagagagagggagacagagagacagagatagacagagagagagagactggctggGACTGTGTTGGAGGGAAACAATAAGGAGATCCGCTTGAGATCAGTTTGGTCCTCAAGGGGATTAGATCACCAGGTGCAGGACCAGAGAGGGACGGGAGGATccggaggacacacacacagacagacacacacatattcaaCCTCCTCACTATCAGAGCGAagcacacacagccagacagacagacacacacatattcaaCCTCCTCACTATCAGAGCGgagcacacacagacaggcagacacacacatattcaaCCTCCTCACTATCAGAgcggagcacacacacacagacagacagacacacacatattcaaCCTCCTCACTATCAGAgcggagcacacacacacagacagacagacacacacatattcaaCCTCCTCACTATCAGAgcggagcacacacacacagacagacagacacacacatattcaaCCTCCTCACTATCAGAgcggagcacacacacacagacagacagacacacacatattcaaCCTCCTCACTATCAGAgcggagcacacacacacagacagacagacacacacatattcaaCCTCCTCACTATCAGAGTGGAGCACACACAGCCAGCACCActgttccttctctcctcacagAGGGGCTTCAGTGTCATAATAAACAAAGGCAGAGTGCATAGCCAGACTGGGGAGCTTTGGCCAGGTCATGTCCCCTAGGACACTGAGAGGGGCTGTgacactggggagggggggggggggggtaattaaaCGGCTGATGAAGAAGACACCTGTTGTCCACAACCAAGCCTAATCTCCTCGTGACTATTCTCATTAGCCTTCAACTATGTCCAAAATGAcacccctattccctgtgtagtccactagttttgaccaggacccatacggCTCAGGTCAACAACAGCGAACT includes:
- the LOC135553397 gene encoding uncharacterized protein LOC135553397, producing MYEGDNEDMYEGDNEDMYEGDNEDMHEGDNEDMYEGDNEDMYEGDNEDMYECDNEDMYEGDNEDMYEGDNDDMYEGDNEDMYEGDNDDMYEGDNEVMYEGDNEDMYEGDNEDMYEGDNEDMYEGDNEDMYEGDNEDMYEYDNDDMYEGDNEDMYEGDNEDMYEGDNEDMYEGDNEVMYEGDNEDMYEGDNEDMYEGDNEDMYEGDNEDMYKGDNEGMYDSDTEDMYEGNNEDMYDGDNEYMYEGDNEDMYDGDNEDMYEGDNEDMYEGDNEDMYEGDNEDMYEGDNEDMYEGDNEDRYEGDNEDMYGGDNEDMYEGVRQALAGKLEMEDNRWKQFSQSDDNFSLTTKTLTDVYICTIESILSDCITAWHDNCTVHNRSAP